From a region of the Carettochelys insculpta isolate YL-2023 chromosome 29, ASM3395843v1, whole genome shotgun sequence genome:
- the CRB3 gene encoding protein crumbs homolog 3 isoform X1 — MAGCGVLVLLLAMALQSLLEPALGQGGSTSTVIPTTASGLTESERLAAIIVPSLVGGLLLIGLLIFGALKVRERRQTEGTYRPSSEEQAGARVVTNANLQLPPEERLI; from the exons ATGGCAGGTTGCGGCGTCCTGGTTTTGCTGCTGGCTATGGCCCTGCAGTCCCTGTTAGAGCCGGCCCTGGGCCAAG GTGGGAGCACAAGCACTGTCATACCCACCACTGCATCGGGGCTGACG GAGTCGGAGCGGCTGGCAGCAATCATCGTCCCATCCCTGGTCGGGGGTCTCCTGCTTATCGGACTGTTGATCTTCGGGGCGCTGAAGGTGCGGGAGCGGCGGCAGACGGAGGGCACCTACCGTCCCAGCAGCGAGGAGCAGGCGGGGGCTCGGGTGGTGACGAATGCtaacctccagctgccccccgaGGAGCGGCTGATCTGA
- the CRB3 gene encoding protein crumbs homolog 3 isoform X2, giving the protein MAGCGVLVLLLAMALQSLLEPALGQGGSTSTVIPTTASGLTESERLAAIIVPSLVGGLLLIGLLIFGALKVNVWG; this is encoded by the exons ATGGCAGGTTGCGGCGTCCTGGTTTTGCTGCTGGCTATGGCCCTGCAGTCCCTGTTAGAGCCGGCCCTGGGCCAAG GTGGGAGCACAAGCACTGTCATACCCACCACTGCATCGGGGCTGACG GAGTCGGAGCGGCTGGCAGCAATCATCGTCCCATCCCTGGTCGGGGGTCTCCTGCTTATCGGACTGTTGATCTTCGGGGCGCTGAAG GTGAATGTGTGGGGATAA
- the DENND1C gene encoding DENN domain-containing protein 1C has product MGSRIKENPQKTFDLFFEAARPKSADDGPQVLRQFPEELDDQESIQMLSRFCFPFDVERVKESSVVQNFTFALTDLEGNQRFGFCRLAGGFRTCLCILSYLPWFEVFYKILNNIADLLAKKQTNELAELLSTLYRHPVPQPNSPVNLEFPSYFIAPDLGSLPTIPESRNLTEFVVAVDVPNMLQLYGSMLYERRILLTSSKLSTLTACVQASSTMLYPMYWQHIYIPTLPPHLLDYCCAPMPYLIGIHSSLMERVRSKALEDVVILNIDTNTLESPFQDLENLPSDVVSLLKLQLKKQSATTGDGVARAFLQAQAQLFGSYRDALRCTPGQPITFCQESFLSHKSSTMREFLQNAVHLQLFKQFIDERLEKLNAGVGFSDVFEQEITSGGLAAGNLRSYQLWVEGLKKGGGALIHTVKSKANPAVRNMYRYAKSQARDRLKEMRSRLRYRDLGQASLLQRAGSLRCDQPLGTILPRSSQSECLQSRLPITQHFGKSRPLRPNKRTELEARRAAPAEGPEASPRPEAGADMGEPDTGFLETGELDLLGEIFETLSLTAPAGGLLYGTRSLDFCSLEEGGSFTRLRPMNPSEENLSGHLAREHERWLLAEEDDSSLEFALASSEETSLAEEEAGDAQPALPLLTKATRPASGLWDRGINEEEEGPGQLAERAVVPRVPWHQPAQLGEELGGWAGGAGAELTPSTSSPEAPEEAGAGGPHETATTGPDSGQGVPGTEPRLPQASSAPSSEPHPPQDSSAPSSEPHPPQDSSTSLAEPRLPQNSSTPQAEPFLPQHHSAPSSEPHPPDDSPASQAEPRLPQDSSAPSSEPRLPQACPSCPRVQSAVALFQAKASKQTDFTGGVPPMGAGATPPSSSPLELEPTSQPPALPKVAELKKRFEA; this is encoded by the exons GGAAAATCCCCAGAAGACATTCGATCTGTTCTTCGAAGCAGCCCGCCCCAAATCCGCAGATGACG GCCCCCAGGTGCTGAGGCAgttcccggaggagttggatgaCCAG gaaTCCATCCAGATGCTGTCAAGGTTCTGCTTCCCCTTCGACGTGGAGAG GGTAAAGGAGAGCTCGGTGGTGCAGAACTTCACCTTCGCCCTGACTGACCTGGAGGGGAACCAGCGCTTCGGGTTCTGCCGCCTGGCAGGAGGCTTCCGGACCTGCCTCTGCATCCTCAG CTACCTGCCGTGGTTCGAAGTTTTCTACAAGATCCTCAACAACATTGCAGACCTCTTAGCTAAGAAGCAG ACCAATGAACTGGCCGAGCTTCTCTCCACGCTGTATCGTCACCCGGTGCCCCAGCCGAACAGCCCAGTCAACCTAGAGTTT CCCTCCTACTTCATTGCTCCCGACCTCGGCAGCCTGCCCACCATCCCGGAGAGT AGGAACCTGACGGAGTTTGTGGTGGCCGTGGACGTGCCCAACATGCTGCAGCTGTACGGGAGCATGCTGTACGAGCGGCGCATCCTGCTCACCTCCAGCAAGCTCAGCACG CTCACCGCCTGCGTCCAGGCCTCCTCCACCATGCTCTACCCCATGTACTGGCAGCACATCTACATCCCCACGCTGCCCCCACACCTGCTCGACTACTGCTG CGCCCCAATGCCCTACCTCATCGGCATCCACTCCAGCCTCATGGAG AGGGTGCGGAGcaaagccctggaggacgtggtgATCCTCAACATCGACACCAACACACTGGAGTCGCCCTTCCAGGACCTGGAGAACCTCCCGAGTGACGTG GTGTCCCTGCTGAAGCTGCAGCTGAAGAAGCAGTCGGCCACCACCGGGGACGGGGTGGCCCGAGCCTTCCTCCAGGCTCAGGCGCAGCTCTTTGGCAGCTACCGCGACGCGCTGCGATGCACCCCG GGCCAGCCCATCACTTTCTGCCAAGAGTCTTTCCTCAGTCACAAGTCCAGCACCATGCGGGAATTCCTGCAGAATGCTGTGCACCTGCAGCTCTTCAAGCAG TTCATCGACGAGCGCCTGGAGAAGCTGAACGCCGGCGTGGGCTTTTCCGATGTGTTTGAGCAGGAGATCACCAGCGGCGGGCTGGCGGCGG GTAACCTGAGGTCATACCAGCTGTGGGTGGAAGGCCTCAAG AAAGGTGGAGGGGCTCTGATCCACACAGTGAAGAGCAAGGCGAACCCAGCCGTCAGGAACATGTACAGATAC GCCAAGAGCCAGGCCCGAGACAGGCTGAAGGAGATGCGAAGTCGCTTGAGGTACAGG GACTTGGGCCAGGCTTCCCTGCTGCAGCGGGCGGGCTCCCTGCGGTGTGACCAGCCCTTGGGGACCATCCTACCCCGGAGCAGCCAGTCCGAGTGCTTGCAGAGCCGGCTCCCCATCACCCAGCACTTTGGGAAG TCCCGGCCCCTGCGCCCCAATAAACGGACAGAGCTGGAGGCCCGAAG GGCCGCCCCGGCTGAGGGCCCGGAGGCCTCCCCCCGCCCTGAGGCCGGCGCTGACATGGGGGAGCCGGACACGGGCTTCCTGGAGACAGGCGAGTTGGACCTGCTGGGCGAGATCTTCGAGACGCTCAGCCTGACGGCGCCCGCGGGGGGGCTGCTCTACGGCACCCGCAGCCTGGActtctgcagcctggaggaggggggcagcttcACCAGG CTGAGGCCCATGAACCCCAGCGAGGAGAACCTGAGCGGGCACCTGGCCCGAGAGCACGAGCGCTGGCTGCTGGCGGAGGAGGATGACTCGTCCCTCGAGTTCGCCCTCGCCTCTTCGGAGGAGACCTCGCTGGCCGAGGAGGAGGCCGGGGATGCCCAGCCGGCTTTGCCGCTCCTCACCAAAGCCACACGCCCGGCCAGCGGGCTGTGGGACCGGGGGAtcaatgaggaggaggagggccctggccagctggctgagAGGGCCGTGGTGCCTAGGGTCCCCTGGCATCAGCCCGCCCAGCTTGGggaagagctggggggctgggcaggaggggctggggcagagctaaccccaagcaccagctctcCGGAGGCCCCCGaggaagcaggggcaggaggcCCCCATGAAACAGCCACtacagggccagattctgggcAGGGGGTACCAGGGACAGAGCCCCGCCTCCCACAGGCTAGCTCCGCCCCTTCAtcagagccccaccccccacaggatAGCTCCGCCCCTTCAtcagagccccaccccccacaggatAGCTCCACTTCTCTGGCGGAGCCCCGCCTCCCACAGAACAGCTCCACCCCTCAGGCAGAGCCCTTCCTCCCACAGCATCACTCCGCCCCTTCATCAGAGCCTCACCCCCCAGATGATAGCCCCGCCTCTCAAGCAGAGCCCCGCCTCCCACAGGATAGCTCCGCCCCTTCATCAGAGCCCCGCCTCCCCCAGgcttgcccctcctgcccaaggGTCCAATCAGCAGTGGCCCTGTTCCAGGCTAAGGCCAGCAAGCAAACTGACTTCACGGGAGGGGTCCCCCCTATGGGTGCAGGGGCCACCccgcccagctcctcccccctgGAGCTGgaacccacctcccagccccccgccctgcccaagGTAGCAGAGCTGAAGAAGAGGTTTGAGGCCTAG